The sequence below is a genomic window from Leptolyngbya sp. NIES-3755.
CCGTGTCAAATAGCGTACCAACACATTTGTATCTAGCCCGATCAAACCGACTCTCCTGCACATTCCGCAATTGCAGCATCCATCTCTTCTAACGAAATAGGCTTTCGATCTGGTTGGTAGAGCATTCCAGACAACTCGCGTGCATCGATCGCGGCAGGCTGCACATACACTTTGCCATCGTTTGTGATCACAAAATCGATTTGATCTCCTGGTTGCAAATTCAGTAACTGTTGTACTGGCTCTGGA
It includes:
- a CDS encoding hypothetical protein (similar to AA sequence:cyanobase_aa:NIES39_K02490), which translates into the protein MLKSTITAEGKALIPEPVQQLLNLQPGDQIDFVITNDGKVYVQPAAIDARELSGMLYQPDRKPISLEEMDAAIAECAGESV